The following coding sequences are from one Paenibacillus sp. FSL R5-0912 window:
- a CDS encoding glycoside hydrolase family 88/105 protein, with the protein MTNENLLQKIGLVVDKLMNLGGSDYEKDKTVVQADTKLGIVQRDFGIEEWDWPQGVGLYGLYKLQKVYGDQRYIEFLQNWYSRNLEVGLPSKNINTTAPYLALVLLLDQLEPSSQLEELCREHADWLLHELPKTKEGGFQHTVTAIGNRDEIHLHNGQLWIDTLFMAVLFLNQAGSKFNRPEWQHEAEHQILLHIKYLFDKHTGLFFHGWSFERNDNFGSIFWCRGNSWFTYGIVDYLEACQDTISPGIRKFLVDTYKAQVNALVSLQAASGLWHTVLQDPTSYEEVSGSAAIAAGILKGIKAGILDSSYQAAADKAIQSVCHNISGDGTVLNVSAGTGMGMDKDHYKNITLMPMAYGQSLTLIALYEALK; encoded by the coding sequence ATGACAAATGAAAACCTGCTTCAAAAAATTGGGCTGGTAGTAGATAAGCTTATGAATCTGGGCGGCAGCGACTATGAAAAGGATAAAACCGTGGTTCAGGCCGATACAAAGTTAGGGATTGTGCAACGGGATTTCGGAATTGAAGAATGGGACTGGCCGCAGGGCGTCGGTCTGTATGGTCTTTACAAGCTGCAGAAGGTTTACGGCGATCAACGCTATATTGAATTTTTACAGAATTGGTATTCCCGTAATCTGGAGGTTGGACTGCCTTCCAAAAACATTAATACGACAGCTCCTTATTTGGCTCTGGTTCTGCTCCTGGATCAGCTTGAGCCTTCCAGCCAACTGGAAGAGCTATGCCGGGAACATGCGGATTGGCTCCTTCATGAGTTGCCCAAAACCAAAGAAGGAGGCTTTCAGCATACGGTCACTGCCATTGGCAACCGGGATGAAATTCACTTGCACAATGGACAGTTATGGATTGATACGCTCTTTATGGCGGTTCTGTTTCTGAACCAGGCCGGGAGCAAGTTCAACCGGCCGGAGTGGCAGCATGAAGCTGAACACCAGATTCTGCTCCATATCAAGTATCTGTTCGACAAGCATACCGGCCTGTTCTTCCACGGCTGGAGCTTCGAACGCAATGATAATTTCGGCAGTATCTTCTGGTGCCGCGGTAATTCCTGGTTCACTTATGGCATCGTCGATTACCTGGAAGCTTGCCAGGATACGATTAGCCCGGGTATCCGGAAATTTCTGGTGGATACGTATAAAGCTCAGGTCAATGCCTTGGTATCCCTTCAGGCAGCTTCCGGCCTGTGGCATACAGTTCTGCAGGACCCCACCAGCTATGAAGAGGTATCTGGTTCGGCTGCAATTGCCGCAGGTATCCTAAAAGGCATTAAAGCCGGTATTCTCGATTCCTCCTATCAGGCTGCGGCAGATAAGGCTATTCAGTCGGTATGTCACAATATTAGCGGAGATGGAACTGTGTTGAATGTGTCGGCCGGAACCGGGATGGGAATGGATAAGGATCATTACAAGAACATTACCCTCATGCCGATGGCATACGGACAGTCCCTGACTCTTATTGCCTTGTATGAAGCTCTAAAATAA
- a CDS encoding restriction endonuclease subunit S, with the protein MNAQDLKTSILQLAIQGKLVEQRAEEGTATELLGQIKAEKERFIKAKKIKKEQPLQTIAEDEIPFDIPVSWEWVRIGEILNLQAGKNMSASDINENQSEEYKYPCYGGNGLRGYVKIFNRDGKYALIGRQGALCGNINYAKEKFYATEHAVVVDHFDKTDVMWCGYFLRALNLNQYATATAQPGLAVGNIVKVLIPLPPLEEQKRIVAKIEELMPYVEKYGDAHSKLEVFNKKFPEDVQKSILQYAIQGKLVEQRDEEGTAEALYQQIQEEKVKLIKEGKIKKEKPLPAITEDEIPFDIPDSWKWVRIPEMSYFQEGPGILAIDFRDSGVPLIRISGMQNDDLSLEGCNYLDPDMVEKRWSHYKLDPGDIVISTSASMDKICEVTDKTVGSIPYTGQIRFKMYVNVNKDYFRFFIKSSCYIKQINEQKSGGTIKHYGPTHLKKMIIPLPPLEEQKRIVAKIEELMPFCKQLVE; encoded by the coding sequence ATGAATGCACAGGATTTGAAAACTAGCATCCTCCAGCTAGCGATTCAAGGAAAGCTGGTTGAACAGAGAGCAGAAGAGGGAACTGCAACAGAGCTTCTAGGGCAGATAAAGGCTGAAAAAGAGCGGTTTATAAAAGCGAAGAAGATTAAGAAGGAACAACCACTTCAAACAATAGCAGAGGATGAGATCCCGTTTGACATTCCAGTAAGTTGGGAATGGGTGAGGATTGGAGAAATACTTAATTTGCAAGCTGGTAAAAACATGTCTGCTTCCGATATTAACGAAAATCAGTCAGAAGAATATAAATATCCTTGTTACGGTGGAAACGGTTTGAGAGGTTACGTAAAGATTTTTAATCGAGATGGTAAATACGCATTAATTGGACGGCAAGGTGCGTTGTGTGGAAATATTAATTATGCTAAGGAGAAATTTTACGCAACAGAACATGCGGTAGTCGTTGATCATTTTGATAAAACAGATGTTATGTGGTGTGGTTATTTTTTAAGAGCACTTAATTTAAATCAATATGCAACAGCAACAGCGCAACCAGGATTAGCAGTAGGTAATATTGTGAAAGTTTTAATTCCTCTCCCCCCACTCGAAGAACAAAAGCGAATCGTTGCTAAGATAGAAGAATTAATGCCTTATGTTGAGAAATACGGTGATGCCCATTCTAAATTAGAGGTGTTTAATAAGAAGTTTCCAGAGGATGTGCAGAAATCCATTCTGCAATATGCTATCCAAGGAAAATTGGTTGAACAACGAGATGAAGAGGGTACTGCCGAAGCACTATATCAGCAGATTCAAGAAGAAAAAGTTAAGCTGATTAAGGAAGGCAAGATTAAGAAGGAAAAACCACTGCCAGCAATAACAGAGGATGAGATACCGTTTGACATTCCTGATAGTTGGAAGTGGGTAAGAATACCTGAGATGTCATATTTTCAAGAAGGACCTGGCATACTAGCTATTGATTTCAGAGATTCAGGTGTCCCTTTAATTAGAATTTCTGGTATGCAAAATGATGACTTGAGTTTAGAAGGTTGCAATTATTTAGATCCTGATATGGTTGAAAAAAGATGGAGCCATTATAAATTAGACCCAGGTGATATTGTAATTAGTACAAGCGCATCAATGGATAAGATATGTGAAGTGACTGATAAAACAGTTGGTTCAATACCATACACTGGTCAGATTAGATTTAAAATGTATGTGAATGTAAATAAGGATTATTTTAGGTTCTTTATAAAATCGAGTTGTTATATTAAGCAAATTAATGAACAGAAATCAGGAGGTACAATAAAACATTATGGACCTACTCATTTGAAAAAGATGATCATCCCCCTTCCCCCACTTGAAGAACAAAAACGAATTGTAGCTAAGATAGAAGAATTAATGCCCTTTTGTAAGCAGTTGGTGGAGTAA
- a CDS encoding class I SAM-dependent DNA methyltransferase, producing the protein MAVTNFVKRIQDVMRNDAGINGDAQRIEQIVWILFLKIYDAKEEAWELYYDNYKSIIPEGLKWRDWAVDEKDGQALTGDSLLTFVNNTLFPTLKNLEIDDETPMNQVIVKYAFEDANNYQKDGVLLRQVINIIGEIDFTEYEERHTFGTIYESFLKDLQSAGNAGEFYTPRAVTDFMVEVIKPILGEKIGDFACGTGGFLVSALNALETQVGNSLENRDIYNNSVYGVEKKALPHILCITNMLLHDIDNPNIIHGNTLETDYKEYRKMEQFDVVLMNPPYGGNEKDSVKVNFPSDLRSSETADLFINIIMYRLKKNGRCAVIIPDGFLFGTDNAKVNIKKKLFGEYNLHTIVRLPHSVFAPYTSITTNILFFDNTHPTEETWFYRLDMPEGYKNFSKTKPMKMEHFEPALTWWNEREEIQVDGFPKAKKYSVSEIAALNYNIDLCGFSREEEVILEPMDLIHQYQEKRASLNAEIDHVLEQITSMLGGN; encoded by the coding sequence ATGGCAGTAACTAATTTTGTTAAAAGAATTCAAGACGTAATGAGAAATGATGCAGGGATTAATGGCGATGCTCAACGGATTGAACAAATCGTCTGGATTCTATTTCTAAAAATTTATGATGCAAAAGAAGAAGCATGGGAACTGTACTATGATAATTACAAATCAATCATTCCCGAGGGCTTAAAGTGGAGAGATTGGGCTGTAGATGAGAAAGATGGTCAAGCACTTACTGGCGATTCTTTATTAACCTTTGTTAACAACACGCTCTTCCCGACCCTTAAAAATCTTGAAATCGATGATGAAACACCTATGAACCAGGTCATTGTGAAATATGCATTTGAAGATGCCAACAACTATCAAAAGGATGGCGTGTTACTGCGGCAAGTTATAAATATCATTGGTGAGATTGATTTTACAGAATACGAAGAACGCCATACCTTTGGTACGATTTACGAATCTTTCCTGAAAGACTTACAAAGCGCAGGTAACGCAGGGGAGTTTTATACACCAAGAGCGGTAACCGATTTTATGGTAGAAGTGATTAAGCCGATTCTGGGCGAAAAAATTGGGGATTTTGCTTGTGGTACGGGTGGATTTTTGGTTTCTGCTCTAAATGCTCTAGAGACGCAGGTTGGAAACTCCCTTGAGAACAGAGACATTTATAATAACTCTGTATATGGAGTGGAGAAGAAAGCACTCCCACACATTCTATGTATTACCAACATGCTGTTGCATGATATTGACAACCCAAACATTATTCATGGCAATACGTTAGAAACAGATTACAAAGAATACAGGAAAATGGAGCAGTTTGATGTGGTACTTATGAATCCGCCATATGGTGGCAATGAAAAGGATAGCGTTAAAGTCAATTTCCCATCAGACCTTAGAAGCTCTGAGACTGCCGACTTATTCATCAATATCATCATGTACAGACTTAAGAAAAATGGGAGATGTGCCGTCATCATTCCAGATGGATTCCTGTTTGGGACGGATAATGCCAAAGTTAATATCAAAAAGAAATTATTCGGCGAGTATAATCTCCATACGATTGTGAGGTTACCTCATAGCGTATTTGCTCCCTATACGTCGATAACAACGAATATTTTATTCTTCGATAACACGCACCCAACAGAGGAAACTTGGTTTTATCGCCTGGATATGCCAGAAGGCTATAAGAACTTCTCGAAGACAAAACCGATGAAGATGGAGCATTTTGAGCCAGCCTTAACTTGGTGGAACGAACGAGAAGAAATCCAAGTTGACGGATTCCCAAAAGCTAAGAAATATTCAGTTAGTGAGATAGCAGCCTTAAACTATAACATTGATTTATGTGGATTTTCCCGTGAGGAAGAAGTAATTTTAGAGCCAATGGATTTGATACATCAATATCAAGAAAAAAGAGCCTCACTCAATGCTGAAATCGATCATGTACTAGAGCAGATTACTTCTATGCTTGGAGGTAATTAG
- a CDS encoding ArsR/SmtB family transcription factor has product MFLELDENGISVLKALASDTRASILKLLLHTPLTVSELAKKLNLSKAIVSRHIRLLEDAKIIKLQDNLEVTDSRKKNFILAVDHIALNLPKKLHLPFNVITNEIKLGYYSNFSVTPTCGLASPAKVIGKLDDQRTFVSNDRIDASLLWFAEGFVEYMIPNEFNHNFTAELLELSLELSSEFPGSNNNWPSDIAFYINDVFIGTWTAPGNFSDVRGKLTPAWWDNELSQYGLLKHLRVTKKDTGIDGQKISSVTLAHLKIEDSPFIKLRISIDDHSKNKGGLTIFGEHFGNYSQNMLLKIFYTEVE; this is encoded by the coding sequence ATGTTCTTAGAACTCGATGAGAATGGTATTTCTGTTTTGAAAGCACTGGCCTCTGACACAAGAGCTTCCATTCTCAAACTATTGTTACATACACCGCTTACGGTCAGTGAGCTCGCGAAAAAGCTAAACTTAAGCAAAGCTATCGTTTCACGCCATATCCGGTTACTGGAGGACGCCAAGATCATCAAGCTCCAGGACAACTTAGAGGTTACTGATAGCCGAAAGAAGAATTTCATTCTTGCTGTTGATCATATTGCCCTCAACTTACCGAAGAAGCTCCATCTTCCTTTTAATGTAATTACTAATGAAATTAAGCTCGGATACTATTCTAATTTTTCGGTCACCCCTACATGCGGATTAGCCAGCCCCGCCAAAGTAATCGGAAAGTTAGATGATCAACGGACCTTCGTATCCAATGACCGGATCGATGCTTCCTTACTTTGGTTTGCCGAGGGCTTCGTTGAATATATGATTCCGAATGAGTTCAACCACAATTTCACTGCAGAATTATTAGAGTTATCCTTAGAGCTCTCTTCAGAGTTTCCTGGTTCCAACAATAATTGGCCAAGTGATATCGCTTTTTATATCAACGATGTTTTTATAGGCACCTGGACGGCTCCAGGTAATTTTTCAGATGTGCGCGGGAAATTAACACCAGCCTGGTGGGATAATGAACTAAGCCAGTACGGCCTTTTGAAACATTTAAGAGTCACCAAGAAAGATACTGGAATAGACGGTCAAAAAATATCATCGGTTACCCTTGCCCATTTAAAGATCGAAGATTCCCCCTTCATCAAGCTGAGGATTAGTATTGATGATCATTCTAAGAACAAAGGTGGACTTACTATTTTCGGGGAGCACTTTGGAAATTATTCACAAAATATGCTACTTAAAATATTCTACACCGAGGTAGAATAA
- the hsdR gene encoding EcoAI/FtnUII family type I restriction enzme subunit R — MTKKNLSEEDIKARYITPAITNAGWDIKKQIRLEYAFTAGRIILRGNVTTRGKRKRADYVLFYKNNFPLAVIEAKDNNHSVGAGLQQAIAYAKALDIYYVYASNGDGFIEQNLITGEVSELSLEEFPSPEDLYRRYLKDKNVTDAEEKVLLEPYYYVPNYKIPRYYQRIAINRTVDAVAKGQDRVLLVCATGTGKTFMAFQIIYRLWKAGLKKKILFLADRNVLVDQTISGDFKPFGGKMTKVENRTLDSSYEIYLALYQQLSGDDGEEAYLQFQPNFFDLIVIDECHRGSAKEDSAWRKILDYFSSATHVGCTATPIETKETSSQAYFGEPIYEYSLKQGIDDGYLAPYKVIRIGLDKDLEGYRPEIGKVDKNGYEIEDREYNVKDFDRTLVIDDRTRVIAAKITEFLKKTDRFSKTIVFCVDIEHAERMRQALINANKDLYAANNKYIMRITGDNDEGKAQLEYFIDEESTYPVIAVTSKLMTTGVDAKMCKLIVLDNNFGDNGMTEFKQIIGRGTRLLEEYGKTYFTIMDFRNASRLFADPAFDGKPEVVLEINGDEPVIEPIEEFFYETDSYNNAGGVIETEGDYNTDGFDDKDKPKKYYIGDVVVKVLSERVQYLDKDGKLITESLIDYTKKNILQQYARLDDFLRRWTEAQKKQAIIDELKDEGVLLDAVREELGKTELDDFDLICHLAYDKPPLTKAERANNVKKRHYLYKYSELAQQVLETLLDKYADEGIKEIEETKVLQLKEFSKFGSPMKIVKAFGGKDAYQKAVQELENEIYYA; from the coding sequence AACCAGAGGCAAGAGGAAAAGAGCGGATTATGTTCTGTTCTATAAAAACAATTTTCCTCTAGCTGTCATTGAAGCAAAGGATAACAATCATTCAGTTGGTGCAGGTTTGCAGCAAGCCATTGCCTATGCAAAAGCACTCGACATCTATTATGTATATGCTTCCAATGGGGATGGATTTATTGAGCAAAATTTAATCACGGGTGAAGTAAGTGAACTAAGTCTTGAAGAGTTTCCCTCGCCAGAGGACTTATATAGAAGATACTTAAAGGATAAGAATGTAACCGATGCAGAAGAAAAGGTGCTTCTCGAACCTTATTATTATGTGCCTAATTACAAGATCCCTAGATATTATCAGCGTATAGCTATTAATCGAACTGTGGATGCAGTAGCAAAGGGACAAGATCGAGTATTATTGGTATGTGCCACTGGAACGGGTAAAACCTTTATGGCATTTCAAATCATATACAGACTTTGGAAGGCTGGCTTAAAGAAGAAAATATTATTTTTAGCGGACAGAAATGTATTGGTAGACCAAACGATATCAGGTGATTTCAAGCCATTTGGCGGTAAAATGACAAAGGTTGAGAACAGAACCCTAGACAGTTCCTATGAGATTTATCTTGCTCTGTATCAGCAGCTTTCAGGTGATGACGGAGAAGAAGCCTATCTGCAATTCCAACCGAACTTCTTCGATCTGATTGTTATAGACGAGTGTCATAGAGGCAGCGCAAAAGAGGATTCTGCATGGAGAAAAATCTTGGATTACTTTTCATCAGCCACCCATGTAGGATGTACTGCTACACCTATTGAAACGAAGGAAACCTCAAGCCAAGCTTACTTTGGTGAGCCTATTTATGAGTATTCTTTAAAGCAAGGGATTGATGATGGCTATTTAGCCCCATATAAAGTGATAAGAATTGGCCTTGATAAGGACCTTGAAGGGTATCGGCCTGAGATTGGGAAAGTCGATAAAAATGGCTATGAAATTGAGGATAGAGAATATAATGTCAAGGATTTCGACAGAACCTTGGTTATTGATGACAGGACGAGGGTGATTGCAGCCAAGATTACTGAGTTTTTAAAGAAGACAGACAGATTTAGCAAAACGATTGTTTTCTGTGTGGATATTGAACACGCGGAGCGAATGCGACAAGCTCTGATTAATGCAAACAAGGATCTGTATGCTGCAAATAATAAATATATCATGCGTATAACAGGGGATAATGATGAAGGAAAAGCACAACTCGAATATTTCATCGACGAAGAAAGTACATACCCTGTTATTGCAGTTACCAGTAAATTAATGACTACTGGTGTGGATGCGAAAATGTGTAAATTGATTGTGCTGGACAACAATTTTGGTGATAATGGAATGACCGAGTTCAAACAAATTATCGGAAGAGGAACAAGGCTTCTCGAAGAATATGGAAAGACATATTTCACGATCATGGATTTTCGTAATGCCAGCAGATTATTTGCTGACCCAGCATTTGATGGAAAGCCAGAAGTCGTATTGGAGATTAATGGCGATGAGCCAGTAATCGAACCAATTGAAGAATTTTTTTATGAAACAGATAGTTACAATAATGCAGGTGGCGTCATTGAAACAGAAGGGGATTACAACACAGACGGTTTTGATGATAAAGACAAACCTAAAAAGTATTATATTGGTGATGTTGTCGTAAAGGTCCTTTCAGAAAGGGTTCAGTATCTGGATAAGGATGGTAAGCTTATTACCGAGAGTCTTATAGATTATACTAAGAAAAATATCCTGCAACAGTACGCAAGGCTAGATGATTTTCTTAGAAGATGGACAGAAGCTCAAAAAAAACAAGCCATCATAGACGAATTAAAGGATGAAGGCGTATTACTGGATGCGGTAAGAGAAGAATTAGGTAAAACTGAACTGGATGATTTCGATTTGATCTGTCATTTAGCCTATGATAAACCACCTCTAACCAAAGCTGAAAGAGCAAACAACGTAAAAAAACGTCATTATCTTTATAAGTATTCTGAATTGGCACAGCAAGTATTAGAGACATTGCTTGATAAGTATGCTGATGAAGGCATCAAAGAAATTGAGGAAACCAAAGTACTCCAACTCAAGGAGTTTTCCAAATTCGGAAGTCCTATGAAGATAGTCAAGGCCTTCGGTGGAAAAGATGCGTACCAGAAGGCGGTTCAGGAATTAGAGAACGAGATTTACTACGCATAA
- a CDS encoding glycoside hydrolase family 2 protein translates to MEYPRPQLVRDAWLNLNGAWQFEFDDKNVGAAQRWYDPSQNFSQTIQVPFAFQTPASGIHDTSFHDYVWYKRNFTLDPGWVKKRVVLHFGAVDYRAWVYVNGHYIGMHEGGHTPFSFDITHALTGQEEQVTVHVEDPSQDETIPRGKQFWLEKPDSIWYTRTTGIWQTVWLEAVNPVYIHQVKFHPDVDQGSIGIEAECGGYGSEELDLDIRISFRGVPVVQDRVRLLQPITRRTVDLFGLKIFRTNFHHAGWTWTPETPNLFDVEMKLYDHGVEVDGIQSYFGMRKVHTENGMVYLNNKPYYQKLVLDQGYWQEGLLTAPTDEHLKTDIELAKELGFNGCRKHQKVEDPRFLYWADRLGFLVWGECAASPSYNSDAVARLTKEWIEIIDRDFNHPSIVAWVPLNESWGIPRVKSDKQQQYHSLAMYSLIHSLDDTRLVISNDGWEMTRTDICAVHNYQHGRADEPNKYEEYKRMLSTKETMLASTPSARSIYADGYEHRGEPILLTEFGGISYKAGADDGWGYTSAQSSEDLVLEYERIMKAVYASKIIYGYCYTQLTDVEQEINGLLAYDRTPKCDMTLIKEINSQWHLRTI, encoded by the coding sequence ATGGAATACCCGCGTCCACAGTTAGTTAGAGACGCATGGCTAAACTTAAATGGAGCATGGCAATTTGAATTTGATGACAAGAATGTTGGAGCTGCACAGCGATGGTATGATCCAAGCCAGAATTTTAGTCAGACCATTCAAGTTCCCTTTGCTTTTCAAACCCCTGCAAGTGGAATACACGATACCTCTTTTCATGACTATGTCTGGTATAAGCGTAATTTCACACTTGATCCAGGTTGGGTTAAGAAGCGTGTTGTCTTACATTTTGGAGCGGTAGATTATAGAGCCTGGGTGTATGTGAATGGTCATTATATCGGCATGCATGAGGGAGGGCACACTCCATTTTCCTTTGATATTACGCATGCTTTAACCGGACAGGAGGAACAGGTGACTGTTCATGTGGAGGACCCTTCACAGGATGAGACTATACCCCGGGGCAAACAGTTCTGGCTTGAGAAGCCCGATAGCATCTGGTATACCCGCACGACAGGGATTTGGCAGACCGTGTGGCTGGAGGCGGTGAACCCTGTTTATATTCATCAGGTGAAGTTCCACCCCGATGTAGATCAAGGGAGCATTGGCATCGAGGCTGAATGTGGGGGATACGGATCAGAAGAATTAGATTTGGATATCCGTATTTCTTTTCGGGGAGTGCCTGTGGTTCAGGATCGGGTACGATTGTTGCAGCCCATAACGCGCAGAACGGTAGATCTCTTTGGTTTGAAGATATTCCGGACTAACTTTCATCATGCCGGCTGGACCTGGACTCCGGAAACTCCTAATTTGTTTGATGTTGAAATGAAGCTTTACGATCATGGGGTTGAGGTGGATGGTATACAGTCGTATTTCGGCATGCGGAAAGTTCATACAGAGAACGGTATGGTCTATCTGAATAACAAACCTTATTATCAAAAGCTTGTACTCGATCAGGGTTACTGGCAGGAAGGATTACTTACTGCGCCAACGGATGAACACCTGAAGACAGATATTGAATTAGCCAAAGAATTAGGGTTCAACGGCTGCCGTAAGCATCAAAAGGTAGAGGACCCGCGGTTTCTGTACTGGGCGGACCGGCTAGGGTTCCTGGTATGGGGAGAATGTGCTGCCAGCCCTTCTTACAATAGTGATGCTGTGGCCCGTTTAACCAAAGAATGGATTGAAATTATTGATCGTGACTTCAATCATCCCTCGATTGTTGCCTGGGTTCCGCTTAACGAAAGCTGGGGAATTCCGAGGGTGAAATCGGATAAGCAGCAGCAGTATCACAGCTTAGCCATGTATAGTCTTATTCATTCCCTGGATGATACCCGGTTAGTGATATCGAATGATGGATGGGAAATGACACGGACTGACATATGTGCGGTACACAATTATCAGCATGGCCGGGCAGATGAGCCTAATAAGTATGAAGAGTATAAGCGGATGCTGTCTACGAAGGAGACGATGCTTGCTTCAACTCCATCGGCCCGCAGTATATATGCAGACGGTTATGAGCATCGGGGAGAGCCGATCTTGTTAACTGAATTTGGCGGGATAAGCTATAAGGCAGGCGCTGACGATGGTTGGGGATATACCAGTGCACAATCTTCCGAGGATCTTGTTCTGGAATATGAGAGAATCATGAAGGCTGTATACGCTTCTAAGATTATTTATGGTTACTGTTATACGCAGTTGACCGATGTGGAGCAAGAAATTAACGGTCTATTGGCCTATGATCGAACACCCAAATGCGATATGACGTTAATTAAAGAAATTAATAGTCAATGGCATCTGCGGACCATTTAG